One stretch of Pandoraea oxalativorans DNA includes these proteins:
- a CDS encoding M24 family metallopeptidase, which yields MELTELARREAVGTKYSAEAMQRAQALTWEATEKIAAMIKPGMRESEAIAASKTLLGTLGMDRIWHPVLIRFGENTLRTFSERSDNDPVLGDDDIYFIDIGVVFGAHEGDCGFTRTTGSDPEMQRCALDAKRLFDIVHQHWRAEGVSGQALYEFAKAQTEAMGWVLNLDIKGHRVSDFPHAIYKGGKLGDFEGTPNGGLWILEIQIAHPTRAFGAFYEDLLI from the coding sequence ATGGAGTTGACGGAGTTAGCCCGGCGCGAAGCGGTCGGAACCAAGTACAGCGCCGAGGCCATGCAACGTGCGCAGGCGCTCACGTGGGAGGCCACCGAGAAAATCGCCGCCATGATCAAGCCCGGCATGCGCGAGTCGGAAGCCATCGCCGCGAGCAAGACGCTGCTCGGTACGCTCGGCATGGACCGCATCTGGCACCCGGTGCTGATCCGCTTCGGCGAAAACACGTTGCGCACGTTCAGCGAGCGCAGCGATAATGACCCGGTACTCGGCGACGACGACATCTATTTCATCGACATCGGCGTGGTGTTCGGCGCGCACGAAGGCGATTGCGGGTTCACGCGCACGACCGGCAGCGATCCCGAGATGCAGCGGTGTGCGCTCGACGCCAAGCGCCTCTTCGACATCGTCCACCAGCATTGGCGCGCCGAAGGAGTGAGCGGTCAGGCCCTGTACGAATTCGCTAAGGCGCAGACCGAAGCGATGGGCTGGGTGCTCAATCTCGACATCAAGGGTCATCGCGTGAGTGACTTCCCGCATGCCATCTACAAGGGGGGCAAGCTCGGCGATTTTGAAGGAACGCCCAACGGCGGCCTGTGGATTCTCGAGATCCAGATCGCGCATCCGACACGTGCGTTCGGCGCGTTCTACGAAGACCTGCTGATCTGA
- a CDS encoding PLP-dependent aminotransferase family protein, giving the protein MRRRHLSQPLELPLSARHEKETRQAWVYRCVRERIVAGELRRGDRLPSTRTLAERWGVSRGIVELAFEQLTLEGYVASRVGAGTEVVADFSGAVATAAAPGQVERSTQPLPESAASLASKTGRSPDAALFSLSVWRKHMNRALRAVTPELLADTDPRGYLPLRESIARYVRMTRGIACEADEIVVTTGIRHAIDLVTEVLAHETTAFYLEDPGYKNLSTLVRAPSKRCVSVPVDEEGFVVEAADHAGGGRPGIAYVTPAHQAPLGNTMSINRRMQLLEWASARDVWIVEDDYDSEFSYGSAPLPALKAIDTQARVIHCSSFNKSLFPSLRIGYLLAPPALLARIAGQRSASGRSNSLIEQMALASYIDAGDFARHLRASRSVYLRRRNLLLETLRARMTTPCRITGDHAGFHCVLWLPSQADEAALVAALRVQGVFVEGLREFTRAQTVPPGLVLGYAALDDARLPEIAAYIARAVAAVAG; this is encoded by the coding sequence ATGCGCCGACGCCACCTCAGCCAGCCGCTGGAACTGCCGCTCTCCGCTCGCCACGAAAAGGAGACCCGCCAGGCATGGGTCTACCGTTGCGTGCGCGAGCGCATCGTCGCGGGCGAGTTGCGACGGGGCGACCGTCTGCCGTCCACGCGCACGCTGGCCGAGCGCTGGGGGGTGTCGCGCGGCATCGTCGAGCTGGCGTTCGAGCAACTGACGCTCGAAGGCTATGTGGCGAGTCGCGTTGGCGCGGGTACGGAGGTGGTCGCGGACTTCTCCGGGGCGGTAGCGACAGCGGCTGCACCCGGTCAAGTCGAGCGATCGACGCAGCCGTTACCTGAAAGCGCCGCATCGCTGGCATCGAAAACCGGACGTTCGCCCGATGCCGCGCTGTTCTCGCTATCGGTCTGGCGCAAGCATATGAACCGCGCGCTGCGAGCCGTCACGCCCGAGTTGTTGGCCGACACGGACCCGCGCGGCTATTTGCCGCTACGCGAGAGCATCGCCCGCTACGTGCGCATGACGCGCGGCATCGCCTGCGAAGCAGACGAAATCGTGGTGACGACCGGCATTCGCCACGCCATCGATCTCGTCACGGAAGTCCTCGCGCACGAGACCACGGCGTTCTATCTCGAAGACCCCGGCTACAAGAATCTGTCGACGCTGGTGCGTGCGCCGTCGAAGCGCTGCGTGAGCGTGCCTGTCGACGAGGAGGGCTTCGTCGTGGAAGCTGCCGACCATGCGGGCGGGGGACGTCCCGGCATCGCCTACGTGACGCCCGCGCATCAGGCACCGCTCGGCAATACGATGTCGATCAATCGCCGCATGCAACTGCTGGAGTGGGCGAGCGCACGCGACGTCTGGATCGTCGAAGACGATTACGACAGCGAGTTCAGCTACGGGAGCGCGCCGTTACCTGCGCTCAAGGCCATCGACACACAGGCGCGCGTGATCCATTGCAGCAGCTTCAACAAGTCGCTGTTTCCGTCGCTGCGCATCGGCTATCTGCTCGCGCCGCCAGCATTGCTTGCACGAATCGCGGGGCAGCGCTCGGCGTCGGGACGCTCGAACAGCCTCATCGAGCAGATGGCGCTCGCGAGCTATATCGATGCGGGGGATTTCGCGCGGCATCTGCGTGCCTCGCGCAGCGTGTATCTCAGACGTCGCAATCTGCTGCTGGAGACGTTGCGCGCGCGGATGACGACGCCTTGCCGCATCACCGGCGACCACGCGGGCTTTCACTGCGTGCTGTGGTTGCCGTCGCAGGCGGACGAGGCGGCGCTCGTCGCGGCGTTGCGCGTGCAAGGCGTGTTCGTGGAGGGATTGAGGGAGTTCACCCGGGCGCAGACGGTGCCCCCGGGGCTGGTACTCGGCTACGCCGCGCTCGACGATGCGCGGCTACCGGAGATTGCGGCGTATATCGCCCGTGCTGTCGCCGCAGTCGCAGGCTAA
- a CDS encoding SURF1 family protein: MSSDRLHDSGDAQRPPRASGASSRTSPLRVVMLGVITLVLISLFVSLGTWQLQRRAWKLDLIERVNSRVHAPPTAAPSRAQWPEVNAEKDEYRHVSLTGTYQYDKDTLVQAVTDLGGGYWVLTPLRTTDGGEVLVNRGFVPPGWKASVPPGPAGEVTVTGLLRMPEPVGGFLRKNAPAENLWYSRDVVAIAAARGLNTSDVAPYFVDADGKPDAKTGASANAITNDAEAMTSKAQSQDRDYPVGGLTVVQFPNNHMSYLLTWYALAIMSAVAGWFVIRLELRKRGE, translated from the coding sequence TTGAGCAGCGATCGACTTCACGATTCGGGGGACGCACAGCGTCCCCCGCGCGCTTCCGGCGCATCCTCCCGCACATCTCCCCTTCGCGTGGTGATGCTCGGCGTCATCACGCTGGTGCTGATTTCCCTCTTCGTCTCGCTCGGCACGTGGCAGTTACAACGCCGCGCGTGGAAACTCGATCTGATCGAACGCGTGAATTCGCGCGTGCATGCGCCGCCGACGGCCGCGCCCTCGCGCGCGCAGTGGCCCGAGGTCAACGCCGAGAAGGACGAGTATCGTCACGTCTCGCTCACCGGCACCTATCAGTACGACAAGGACACGCTCGTTCAGGCCGTCACCGATCTGGGCGGCGGCTACTGGGTGCTCACACCGCTGCGCACGACGGATGGCGGGGAAGTGCTGGTCAATCGCGGCTTCGTGCCGCCGGGCTGGAAAGCATCGGTGCCGCCCGGCCCGGCAGGCGAAGTCACGGTCACGGGATTACTGCGCATGCCCGAGCCGGTCGGCGGCTTCCTGCGCAAGAACGCCCCGGCGGAGAACCTCTGGTATTCGCGTGACGTGGTGGCGATTGCGGCGGCGCGCGGCCTCAATACGTCCGACGTCGCCCCCTATTTCGTGGACGCCGATGGCAAACCGGACGCAAAAACCGGCGCGAGCGCGAACGCCATTACCAACGACGCCGAAGCCATGACCAGCAAGGCGCAATCGCAAGATCGCGACTATCCCGTGGGCGGCCTGACCGTGGTGCAGTTCCCGAACAACCACATGAGCTATCTGCTGACGTGGTACGCACTCGCGATCATGTCGGCCGTCGCGGGCTGGTTTGTCATCCGGCTCGAACTGCGCAAACGTGGCGAATAG
- the cyoD gene encoding cytochrome o ubiquinol oxidase subunit IV, which translates to MSTHDSTLHDAHGHDHDEDHVDEGPHSTLRGYTTGFILSVVLTAIPFWFVMGGVFEKSSTTAIMILFLAAIQIVVHMIYFLHMNAKSEGGWNMLSLIFTIVLVVITLSGSLWVMYHLNQNMMPGMMQDTKNLP; encoded by the coding sequence GTGAGCACCCACGACTCGACTTTGCACGATGCCCACGGGCATGACCATGACGAGGATCATGTCGATGAGGGACCGCACAGCACGCTGCGCGGTTACACGACCGGTTTCATTCTGTCGGTGGTGCTCACCGCGATTCCGTTCTGGTTCGTGATGGGTGGCGTGTTCGAGAAATCGAGCACGACGGCGATCATGATCCTGTTCCTCGCGGCGATTCAGATCGTGGTGCACATGATCTACTTCCTGCACATGAACGCGAAGTCGGAGGGCGGCTGGAACATGCTCTCGCTGATCTTCACGATCGTGCTGGTCGTCATTACGCTCTCGGGCTCGCTGTGGGTGATGTATCACCTGAACCAAAACATGATGCCGGGTATGATGCAGGATACGAAAAACCTCCCTTGA
- the cyoC gene encoding cytochrome o ubiquinol oxidase subunit III, with product MSDTTVPFPTGGVPLGGGAHAPAPPHEGNLKFMMSTDYHPPGGTLLGFWIYLMSDCLVFACLFATYGVLGRNYAGGPTGAELFELPLVAVNTTFLLLSSITYGFAMLEMQRRRQGAVTGWLIVTGLLGAAFLSLELYEFATLIHEGAGPWRSAFLSSFFTLVGTHGLHVTFGIIWLITLLVQIGKHGLSAPNRRRLMCLSMFWHFLDVVWIGVFTFVYLMGVLP from the coding sequence ATGTCTGACACGACCGTACCGTTTCCTACCGGAGGCGTGCCGCTCGGCGGCGGCGCCCATGCCCCCGCCCCGCCGCATGAGGGCAACCTGAAGTTCATGATGTCGACGGACTACCACCCGCCGGGTGGCACGTTGCTCGGCTTCTGGATTTATCTGATGAGCGACTGTCTCGTCTTCGCCTGTCTGTTCGCGACGTATGGCGTGCTCGGTCGCAACTACGCGGGCGGGCCGACCGGGGCGGAGCTGTTCGAACTGCCGCTCGTGGCGGTCAACACCACGTTCCTGCTGCTCTCGTCGATCACCTACGGCTTCGCGATGCTCGAGATGCAACGGCGCCGCCAGGGGGCCGTGACCGGCTGGCTGATCGTGACGGGGTTGCTCGGCGCAGCCTTCCTCTCGCTCGAACTGTACGAGTTCGCCACGCTGATCCATGAAGGTGCCGGGCCGTGGCGCAGCGCGTTCCTGTCGTCGTTCTTCACGCTGGTGGGCACGCACGGGCTGCACGTCACGTTCGGCATCATCTGGCTCATCACGCTGCTGGTGCAGATCGGCAAGCACGGGCTGAGCGCGCCGAACCGTCGGCGGCTGATGTGCCTGTCGATGTTCTGGCACTTTCTGGACGTCGTGTGGATCGGCGTCTTCACGTTCGTCTATCTGATGGGAGTGCTGCCGTGA
- the cyoB gene encoding cytochrome o ubiquinol oxidase subunit I has translation MDIVKLIFGRLTLEAIPYHEPILLATFAGVAIGGVVVLGAITYFKLWGYLWREWFTSIDHKKIGIMYVILGIIMLLRGFADAAMMRLQQAVSFGDNMGYLPPHHYDQIFTAHGVIMIFFVAMPLVTGLMNFVVPLQIGARDVAFPFLNNFSFWMTTSGAVLVMMSLFVGEFARTGWLAYPPLSGVLQSPDVGVDYYIWALQIAGVGTLLSGINLLVTIVKMRAPGMTMMRMPVFTWTSLCTNVLIVAAFPVLTAVLALLSLDRYAGTNFFTNDLGGNAMMYVNLIWIWGHPEVYILVLPVFGVFSEVVATFSGKRLFGYASMVYATVVITVLSYLVWLHHFFTMGSGASVNSFFGITTMIISIPTGAKIFNWLFTMYRGRIQFEVPMLWTVGFMVTFVIGGMTGVLLAVPPADFSLHNGLFLIAHFHNVIIGGVVFGVFAAISYWFPKAFGYKLDPFWGKCSFWFWLIGFYVAFMPLYLLGLMGVTRRVSHFDDMSLQIWFQVAAVGALLIAIGIACFIIQLVVSYMHRDQLRDETGDPWGGRTLEWSTSSPPPVYNFAFTPLIHDNDAWWQMKQHGFKRPMEGFIPIHMPKNTGAGIILAGLATVCGFGLIWHMWLVVIVAFVALIATAIGHTFNYHRDYYIPADQVEHTEAARTRLLAQNV, from the coding sequence ATGGACATCGTCAAGCTGATCTTCGGTCGCCTCACGCTAGAGGCGATCCCGTACCACGAACCGATCCTCCTCGCGACCTTTGCAGGGGTAGCGATCGGCGGCGTCGTGGTACTGGGCGCTATCACCTACTTCAAGCTGTGGGGCTACCTGTGGCGAGAGTGGTTCACGAGCATCGATCACAAGAAGATCGGCATCATGTACGTGATCCTCGGCATCATCATGTTGCTGCGTGGCTTCGCCGACGCCGCGATGATGCGCCTGCAACAGGCGGTCTCGTTCGGCGACAACATGGGCTATCTGCCGCCGCACCACTACGATCAGATCTTCACCGCGCACGGCGTGATCATGATCTTCTTCGTGGCGATGCCGCTCGTGACCGGTCTCATGAACTTCGTGGTGCCGCTACAGATCGGCGCACGCGACGTAGCCTTCCCGTTTCTCAACAACTTCAGCTTCTGGATGACAACCAGCGGCGCGGTGCTCGTGATGATGTCGCTGTTCGTCGGCGAATTCGCGCGCACCGGCTGGCTTGCGTATCCACCGCTCTCGGGCGTGCTGCAAAGCCCCGACGTGGGCGTCGATTACTACATATGGGCCTTGCAGATCGCAGGGGTCGGCACCTTGCTCTCGGGGATCAACCTGCTCGTGACCATCGTGAAGATGCGCGCACCGGGCATGACGATGATGCGCATGCCGGTGTTCACGTGGACGTCGCTGTGCACCAACGTGCTGATCGTGGCCGCCTTCCCGGTGCTCACCGCTGTGCTCGCCCTGCTCTCCCTCGACCGCTACGCCGGGACCAACTTCTTCACGAACGATCTCGGCGGCAACGCCATGATGTACGTGAACCTGATCTGGATCTGGGGCCACCCCGAGGTCTACATTCTCGTGCTGCCGGTGTTCGGTGTGTTCTCGGAAGTGGTGGCGACGTTCTCCGGCAAGCGACTGTTCGGTTATGCGTCGATGGTCTACGCCACGGTCGTCATTACGGTGCTGTCCTACCTCGTGTGGCTGCACCACTTCTTCACGATGGGCTCGGGTGCGAGTGTGAACTCGTTCTTCGGGATCACGACGATGATCATCTCGATACCGACCGGGGCGAAGATATTCAACTGGCTGTTCACGATGTATCGCGGGCGAATCCAGTTTGAAGTGCCGATGCTCTGGACGGTCGGCTTCATGGTGACGTTCGTAATCGGCGGCATGACCGGCGTGCTGCTTGCCGTACCGCCTGCGGACTTCTCGCTGCATAACGGCCTGTTCCTGATTGCCCACTTTCACAACGTGATCATCGGCGGCGTCGTGTTCGGCGTGTTCGCCGCCATCAGCTACTGGTTCCCGAAAGCCTTCGGCTACAAGCTCGATCCGTTCTGGGGCAAGTGCTCGTTCTGGTTCTGGCTCATCGGTTTTTACGTGGCGTTCATGCCGCTCTACCTGCTCGGTCTGATGGGCGTGACGCGACGCGTGAGCCACTTCGACGATATGTCGTTGCAGATCTGGTTCCAGGTCGCCGCCGTGGGTGCGCTGCTCATCGCCATCGGCATCGCCTGCTTCATCATCCAGCTGGTGGTGAGCTATATGCATCGCGACCAACTGCGCGACGAGACGGGCGATCCGTGGGGTGGACGCACGCTGGAATGGTCGACGTCGTCGCCGCCGCCGGTCTACAACTTCGCCTTCACGCCGCTCATTCACGACAACGACGCCTGGTGGCAGATGAAGCAGCACGGCTTCAAGCGCCCGATGGAGGGCTTCATCCCGATTCACATGCCGAAGAACACCGGTGCAGGCATCATCCTCGCGGGGCTCGCGACGGTGTGCGGCTTCGGGTTGATCTGGCATATGTGGCTGGTGGTGATCGTGGCCTTCGTCGCACTGATCGCCACGGCCATCGGACACACGTTCAACTATCACCGCGACTACTACATCCCGGCCGATCAGGTCGAACACACGGAGGCAGCGCGCACGCGACTGCTCGCCCAGAATGTCTGA
- the cyoA gene encoding ubiquinol oxidase subunit II → MTSPKFLRGVLLLPAFALLSGCNTVLMSPSGDLAVRQRDIIIVSTVLMLLIIVPVIVLTLLFAWRYRASNKNAVYTPEWDHSTLLELLIWAAPLLIIIALGALTWVSTHKLDPYRPLERIDAKREIPPDARPLTVQVVAMDWKWLFFYPDQGIATVNELAAPIDRPIRFEITSTTMMNSFFVPALAGQIYAMPGMETKLHAVINKPGVYDGFSANYSGAGFSGMRFKFHGMTADEFDAWVKQVRTKGENLSRDKYEALAKPSEWVPVKYYADVAPDLYDAILNRCVQQGQTCLKDMMDQPNHAHASRAGSRKTDALLADAMCTAQNTVQFAADAQRAPGTARAQ, encoded by the coding sequence ATGACTTCCCCCAAGTTCCTTCGCGGGGTACTTTTACTCCCCGCCTTCGCGCTGCTGTCCGGCTGCAATACCGTATTGATGTCGCCTTCGGGGGATCTCGCGGTAAGGCAACGGGACATCATCATCGTTTCCACTGTTCTGATGTTGCTGATCATCGTTCCGGTGATCGTGCTGACATTGCTGTTCGCCTGGAGATACCGGGCATCGAACAAGAACGCCGTCTACACGCCCGAATGGGATCACTCGACGCTGCTCGAACTGCTGATCTGGGCCGCGCCATTGCTGATCATCATTGCCCTGGGCGCGCTCACCTGGGTCAGCACCCACAAGCTCGACCCTTACCGGCCGCTTGAGCGCATCGATGCGAAACGCGAGATTCCGCCCGACGCGCGTCCGCTCACGGTGCAGGTCGTGGCGATGGACTGGAAGTGGCTGTTCTTCTACCCCGACCAGGGCATTGCGACCGTGAACGAACTGGCCGCGCCGATCGACCGTCCGATCCGTTTCGAAATCACGTCGACCACGATGATGAATTCGTTCTTCGTCCCAGCGCTCGCCGGTCAGATCTACGCGATGCCGGGCATGGAGACGAAGCTGCACGCGGTCATCAACAAGCCCGGCGTGTATGACGGCTTCTCCGCGAACTACAGCGGCGCGGGCTTCTCCGGCATGCGCTTCAAGTTCCACGGCATGACGGCGGACGAATTCGACGCGTGGGTGAAACAGGTCAGGACGAAGGGCGAAAACCTGTCGCGCGACAAGTACGAGGCGCTCGCGAAACCGAGCGAGTGGGTGCCGGTGAAGTATTACGCCGACGTGGCGCCCGACCTCTACGACGCGATTCTGAATCGTTGTGTTCAGCAGGGGCAGACGTGCCTGAAGGACATGATGGATCAACCGAATCACGCGCATGCCAGCCGGGCCGGTTCGCGCAAGACCGATGCGTTGCTCGCCGACGCGATGTGTACCGCACAGAACACCGTGCAGTTCGCCGCCGACGCGCAACGTGCCCCGGGGACTGCGCGTGCGCAGTGA
- a CDS encoding MFS transporter — translation MSSSAHQSPTQPGVPGAQTAHDHGSKSRIAPEEIAVGVVVGRASEYFDFFVFGIAAVLVFPHVFFPFADGLHGLLYSFTLFSFAFISRPFGTALFMNVQRRWGRSVKLTAALFVLGTATAGMAFLPGHAVIGDKAIWLLAFFRLVQGIGFGGSWDGLPSLLAMNAPPQRRGWYSMMGQLGAPIGFIIAASLFLFLHWSLDPDDFLTWGWRYPFYVAFAVNVVALFARLRLVVTNEYTAMLEEGQLEPISTREMVRSQGYNIFLGAFAALASYALFHLVTVFPLSWISLQNTQDLNSVLIVQLCGAVIAIICTVISGRIADRIGRRTTLGLFALFIGVFALFAPFLMGGGSVGQDIFILVGFGLLGLSYGQAAGTVTSNFEQRFRYTGAALTTDFAWLFGAAFAPLVALGLSAEFGLIAVSGYLLSGAVCTLLALRINKAFETKD, via the coding sequence ATGTCAAGCAGTGCTCATCAATCGCCGACGCAACCGGGGGTACCCGGCGCGCAGACAGCGCACGATCACGGGAGCAAGTCCCGCATCGCGCCTGAGGAAATCGCGGTCGGCGTCGTGGTCGGACGCGCCTCCGAGTACTTCGACTTCTTTGTGTTCGGCATCGCTGCCGTCCTCGTCTTTCCACACGTTTTCTTCCCGTTTGCGGACGGCCTGCATGGGCTGCTGTACTCGTTCACCCTCTTCTCCTTCGCCTTCATCTCGCGCCCGTTCGGCACCGCGCTCTTCATGAACGTGCAGCGCCGCTGGGGACGCAGCGTCAAGCTCACGGCGGCGCTGTTCGTGCTCGGTACGGCAACGGCGGGCATGGCCTTCCTGCCCGGCCATGCGGTGATCGGCGACAAGGCCATCTGGCTGCTCGCTTTCTTCCGTCTGGTACAGGGCATCGGCTTCGGCGGCTCGTGGGACGGCTTGCCGTCGCTGTTGGCGATGAACGCCCCGCCGCAGCGTCGTGGCTGGTATTCGATGATGGGGCAACTGGGCGCGCCGATCGGCTTCATCATCGCGGCGTCGCTGTTCCTGTTCCTGCACTGGAGCCTCGATCCGGACGACTTCCTCACCTGGGGCTGGCGCTATCCGTTCTACGTCGCCTTCGCCGTGAACGTGGTGGCGCTGTTCGCACGGCTGCGTCTGGTTGTGACGAACGAATACACGGCCATGCTCGAAGAGGGGCAACTGGAGCCGATCAGCACGCGGGAGATGGTGCGCTCGCAGGGCTACAACATCTTCCTCGGCGCGTTCGCGGCGCTGGCAAGTTATGCGCTGTTCCACCTGGTGACGGTGTTCCCGCTGTCGTGGATTTCGCTGCAAAACACGCAGGATCTGAACAGCGTGCTGATCGTGCAGCTCTGCGGCGCGGTCATCGCCATCATCTGCACGGTGATTTCCGGACGCATTGCCGACCGTATCGGCCGACGCACGACATTGGGCCTTTTCGCGCTGTTCATCGGCGTCTTCGCCCTGTTCGCGCCGTTCCTGATGGGTGGCGGTTCGGTGGGGCAGGACATCTTCATTCTGGTCGGCTTCGGCCTGCTCGGCCTGTCCTACGGTCAGGCGGCAGGGACGGTGACGTCCAACTTCGAGCAACGCTTTCGCTATACCGGCGCGGCGCTTACAACGGACTTCGCGTGGCTGTTTGGCGCGGCGTTCGCACCCCTCGTCGCACTCGGTTTGTCGGCGGAGTTCGGGCTGATCGCAGTGAGCGGCTATCTGCTCTCCGGCGCGGTCTGCACGCTGCTCGCACTGCGCATCAACAAGGCGTTCGAAACGAAAGACTGA
- a CDS encoding LysR substrate-binding domain-containing protein, whose translation MLTLRMLKTFRLVAQTGSFAAAAERAALTQAAVSLQMRGLEDAVGQRLFDRRGRQITLTRQGRELFPRVEQILALTAELTTSPVDAMEGPVTIGAVVSVIGALSLVVAELKTAHPQLDVRLTSARSDELTDLVEQGEVDIAAVVARADDARADGLVWTPLYTEPMVMVVNRDVAESDPQQILDAHAFLRFDRRVRTGLVVEQALRAAKLSVTEYLELNSIETIVALVRKNVGVSVLPLLHRGDWHADPLLRIVPIAEPPLLRTVGMIHREHDSRTHNITAAIAGMLYDV comes from the coding sequence ATGCTCACGCTGCGCATGTTGAAGACGTTTCGTCTGGTGGCCCAAACCGGCTCGTTTGCGGCGGCGGCCGAGCGCGCCGCATTGACGCAGGCAGCCGTCAGTTTGCAGATGCGCGGGCTGGAAGACGCCGTTGGTCAGCGGCTGTTCGACCGGCGCGGGCGGCAGATTACGCTCACGCGTCAGGGGCGCGAACTGTTTCCCCGTGTCGAGCAGATCCTGGCGCTCACGGCCGAGCTGACGACCTCCCCGGTTGATGCGATGGAGGGCCCCGTGACCATCGGCGCCGTGGTGTCGGTCATCGGTGCGCTCTCGCTCGTGGTCGCCGAACTGAAGACGGCGCACCCGCAGCTCGATGTGCGGCTGACCTCCGCGCGCTCGGACGAACTGACCGACCTCGTCGAACAGGGCGAAGTGGACATCGCCGCCGTGGTCGCGCGTGCGGATGACGCCCGTGCCGACGGACTGGTCTGGACGCCGCTCTACACAGAGCCGATGGTGATGGTCGTCAATCGTGACGTCGCGGAGTCAGATCCTCAGCAGATTCTCGACGCGCACGCCTTTCTGCGTTTCGACCGCCGCGTGCGAACCGGTCTTGTCGTCGAGCAGGCGTTGCGCGCAGCGAAACTCAGCGTGACGGAATATCTGGAACTGAACTCCATCGAGACGATCGTCGCACTCGTGCGCAAGAACGTGGGCGTATCGGTATTGCCGTTGCTGCATCGGGGCGATTGGCATGCAGACCCGCTGCTGCGCATCGTCCCGATTGCCGAGCCACCGCTGCTTCGCACCGTGGGCATGATCCATCGCGAACACGACTCGCGCACGCATAACATCACCGCCGCGATTGCGGGCATGCTGTACGACGTTTGA
- a CDS encoding ABC transporter ATP-binding protein has protein sequence MPADAGPVLDVTGLSLKFSKAPDAPNLIDGVSFAVHAGKTLCIVGESGCGKSVTSLALMGLLPSPPANLVAGRAMFEGRDLLALDERDFADLRGKRLAMIFQEPMTSLNPSFTIGHQIEEGVRRHRGLDRRAARAEALDMLKLVRIPAPETRLDNYPHELSGGMRQRVMIAMALANRPALLIADEPTTALDVTIQAQVLTLIQTLQRETGTAVVLITHDLGVVAEVADDVAVMYAGRIVEYGTVSEIFDDPQHPYTIGLMGAIPSIGKREGTLATIRGAVPSPERMPAGCRFAPRCPVAEARCTREAPPERTLSGTHRVACWLAPVESLTPPPSVREEAVA, from the coding sequence ATGCCCGCAGATGCTGGGCCGGTGCTTGATGTCACCGGACTGTCGCTGAAATTCTCCAAGGCACCCGACGCGCCGAATCTGATCGATGGCGTCTCTTTCGCCGTGCACGCCGGCAAGACGTTGTGCATCGTCGGCGAATCGGGATGCGGCAAGAGCGTGACGTCGCTCGCCCTCATGGGCCTGTTGCCCAGCCCACCGGCGAACCTCGTGGCCGGACGCGCCATGTTCGAAGGCCGCGACCTGCTGGCGCTGGACGAGCGCGACTTCGCGGACCTGCGCGGCAAACGTCTGGCGATGATTTTTCAGGAGCCGATGACCTCGCTCAATCCGTCCTTCACGATCGGTCATCAGATCGAGGAGGGCGTTCGGCGACATCGTGGCCTGGACCGGCGCGCCGCGCGTGCCGAAGCGCTCGACATGCTCAAGCTCGTGCGCATTCCCGCGCCCGAAACCCGGCTCGACAACTATCCGCACGAACTCTCCGGCGGCATGCGCCAGCGCGTGATGATCGCGATGGCGCTCGCCAACCGTCCCGCGCTGCTCATCGCCGACGAGCCGACGACGGCACTCGACGTCACGATTCAGGCGCAGGTGCTCACGCTCATTCAGACGTTGCAACGCGAAACCGGCACCGCCGTCGTACTCATCACGCACGATCTGGGCGTGGTGGCCGAAGTCGCGGACGACGTGGCCGTGATGTACGCCGGGCGCATCGTCGAGTACGGCACCGTGAGCGAGATTTTCGACGATCCGCAGCACCCTTACACCATCGGGCTGATGGGCGCGATTCCGTCCATCGGCAAACGCGAAGGCACACTGGCGACGATTCGCGGCGCCGTGCCCTCGCCGGAGCGCATGCCTGCGGGATGCCGTTTTGCGCCGCGCTGCCCGGTTGCCGAAGCGCGTTGTACCCGTGAGGCCCCGCCCGAGCGGACATTGTCCGGCACGCACCGCGTGGCGTGCTGGCTCGCGCCGGTCGAGTCGCTCACGCCGCCGCCGTCCGTGCGCGAGGAGGCCGTGGCATGA